The following are from one region of the Rosistilla carotiformis genome:
- a CDS encoding FHA domain-containing protein encodes MGESQSMTCGPVVNPTGLPSWNNEYLAGSTIEVNSVVEDRPHDRSQSDRGSDSKNARMLWIDGVGGFLIVAGDEWLIGGPGAGSSVEINVQGDLSRRAAAVRRQGSDYVLQPLASTRLQGEPLDRPTLLRTGDRFQLGSVVQFEFQKTHPLSSSARLNLVSRHRTQPRADGVILLADTCVIGPSQGAHIQCSHWTSDVILFVSGDDWRIRSEEPLVVDGTQIGQTAVLSPDCRIVGETLAMSMERL; translated from the coding sequence GTGGGTGAAAGTCAATCGATGACCTGTGGCCCGGTTGTTAATCCAACCGGGCTGCCGTCGTGGAACAACGAATATTTAGCTGGTTCGACAATCGAGGTGAACAGCGTGGTGGAAGATCGACCGCACGACCGATCGCAAAGCGACCGCGGCAGCGATAGCAAGAACGCGCGGATGCTGTGGATCGATGGTGTGGGTGGCTTCTTGATCGTCGCCGGCGACGAGTGGTTGATCGGTGGTCCGGGAGCGGGTTCGTCGGTCGAGATCAATGTCCAAGGCGACCTCTCGCGGCGGGCAGCGGCCGTTCGCCGACAGGGGAGCGATTACGTGTTGCAACCGCTGGCCTCAACGCGTCTGCAAGGCGAACCGCTTGACCGCCCTACCCTGCTGCGAACCGGCGATCGGTTTCAACTGGGGAGCGTCGTCCAGTTCGAGTTTCAAAAAACGCATCCGCTGAGTTCTTCGGCGCGATTGAATTTGGTCAGCCGTCATCGCACGCAGCCCCGTGCCGACGGAGTGATTCTGCTGGCCGACACTTGCGTGATCGGGCCCTCTCAAGGGGCTCATATCCAATGTTCGCATTGGACCAGCGACGTGATCCTGTTTGTCTCGGGAGACGATTGGCGGATCCGCAGCGAGGAACCGCTGGTCGTCGATGGGACGCAGATCGGGCAGACGGCGGTATTGAGTCCGGACTGTCGGATCGTTGGAGAAACGTTGGCGATGTCGATGGAGCGGTTATGA